AAGAGGAGCCGCTGGTATGAGCGGGACATTCGTCGGGATGCCGGCGTTCCCCGAGGCCGCACACGAGGCCGTGCACAACACGACCCTGCGCGGGAACCTGCGCCACGCCACCCACACCATCCGCGCCAAACGCGCGAACGCGGTCGCGGAGGTGTCCGACTGGGCCGCGCTGCGCGAGGCGGGCAAGCAGATCAAGGACCACACGCTCCGTCATCTCGACCGGTATCTCGTGCAGTTGGAGGAGTCGGTCACGGCGGCGGGCGGCACGGTCCACTGGGCCGCCGACGCGGACGAGGCCAACCGGATCGTCACGTATCTCGTCAAGGCGACCGGCGAGAGCGAGGTCGTCAAGGTCAAGTCGATGGCCACGCAGGAGATCGGGCTGAACGAGGCGCTGGAGGCCGAGGGCATCCGCGCCTACGAGACCGACCTCGCCGAGCTCATCGTGCAGTTGGGCAACGACCGGCCCTCGCACATCCTGGTTCCGGCGATCCACCGCAACCGGGGCGAGATCCGGGACATCTTCGCGCGCGAGATGAGCGAGTGGGGCCGCCCGGCCCCCGAGGGCCTGACCGACACCCCGGCCGAGCTGGCGGAGGCGGCGCGGCTGCATCTGCGGGAGAAGTTCCTGCGGGCCAAGGTCGGTGTCTCCGGCGCCAACTTCATGGTCGCGGAGACGGGCACGCTGGTGGTCGTGGAGTCCGAGGGCAACGGCAGGATGTGCCTCACCCTCCCCGAGACCCTGATCTCGGTGGTCGGCATCGAGAAGATCGTGCCGACCTGGCGGGACCTGGAGGTGTTCCTGCAGACCCTCCCCCGCTCCTCCACCGCCGAGCGCATGAACCCGTACACCTCGACCTGGACGGGCACGACGGACGACGACGGGCCGCAGACCTTCCACCTGGTCCTCATCGACAACGGCCGCACCGACACCCTCGCCGACGAGGTCGGCCGCCAGGCCCTGCGCTGCATCCGCTGCTCGGCCTGTCTCAACGTCTGCCCGGTGTACGAGCGGGCGGGCGGCCACGCCTACGGCTCGGTGTACCCGGGCCCGATCGGCGCCATCCTCAGCCCCCAACTCCGGGGCACGGGAAGCGAGATCGACTCCTCACTGCCGTACGCCTCCTCGCTGTGCGGTGCCTGCTACGAGGTGTGCCCGGTCGCCATCGACATCCCTGAGGTGCTGGTGCATCTGCGGGAGCGGGTCGCCCAGGGCGGGCCGGTGACCGAGCGGGGCGGCAAGGTCGTGCTGAAGCCCGCGAAGGGGCACGCGGCCGAGCGGGCGGCGATGCGCGCGGCGCGGTGGGCGTTCAGCCACCCCGGCGCGCTGCGCGCCGGGCAGCGGCTCGCGTCCCGCACGCGCCGCTTCCATCCCCGTACGCTGCCGGGGCCCGGCAGGGCGTGGAGCGCGAGCCGTGATCTTCCCGCGCTGCCCCCCGAGCCGTTCCGGGACTGGTGGCAACGGACGAACGGCGGACGGACCGACGGCGGCCGGGAGGGGACGAAGTGAGCAGCAGGGATCTGATCCTGGGACGGGTGCGACGCGCCCTCGCCGACGTACGCCAGGACGACACTCCCCCAGTGCCTGAAGGGCCTGGGAGGGACCCCCGGTACGAGCAGGCCGTTCAGCGGGACTATCTCCGGGAGCACGGCGCGCTGAGCGCCGCCGAGAGGGTGGAGCTGCTGGCGGAGAACCTGGCGGACTACCGGGCGATCGTGCACCGCACGGACGCGGACGGACTCGCGGACGTGGTCGCGGGGCTGTTGCGCGCGCACGGCTCGAAGACGGTGCTGGTGCCGCCGGGGCTGCGCCGGGAATGGCTGTCGGGGACCGACCTGACACGGGTGCCGGACCGGGGCGAGAGCACCGCGCACGAGTTGGACCGGGTCGACAGCGTCGTCACGGCCTGCGCCCTCGCGATCGCCGAGACCGGCACCATCGTCCTCGACGGCTCCCCCGACCAGGGCCGCCGCCGGATCACCCTGGTACCCGACCACCACATCTGTGTCGTCCGCGTACCTGAGCAGGTCGTGTCGTCGGTGCCGCAGGCGCTCGAACTCCTGGACCCGACGCGCCCGTTGACGTGGATCTCCGGCCCGTCCGCCACCAGCGACATCGAACTGGACCGGGTGGAGGGCGTCCACGGCCCGCGCACCCTGGAGGTGGTTCTGGTGACCGGGGGTGGCGGCCAGGGCTAGGGGGCCGCGGGACGGGCGCGTGAGGGCTCGGGGCGTCGGGGTCACGGCTCGCTCCTGGCCAACGCATCGGCAGCCACCCTGAGGTCGGACACCAGTCCCGCGTACGCGGCGTCACGGTCGTCGGCACGGAGTACGGCGGAGGGGTGCAGGGTGGCGACGACGTAGGGCCCCCGCGATCCCTCCGAGGGCATGG
The DNA window shown above is from Streptomyces akebiae and carries:
- a CDS encoding LutB/LldF family L-lactate oxidation iron-sulfur protein, with amino-acid sequence MSGTFVGMPAFPEAAHEAVHNTTLRGNLRHATHTIRAKRANAVAEVSDWAALREAGKQIKDHTLRHLDRYLVQLEESVTAAGGTVHWAADADEANRIVTYLVKATGESEVVKVKSMATQEIGLNEALEAEGIRAYETDLAELIVQLGNDRPSHILVPAIHRNRGEIRDIFAREMSEWGRPAPEGLTDTPAELAEAARLHLREKFLRAKVGVSGANFMVAETGTLVVVESEGNGRMCLTLPETLISVVGIEKIVPTWRDLEVFLQTLPRSSTAERMNPYTSTWTGTTDDDGPQTFHLVLIDNGRTDTLADEVGRQALRCIRCSACLNVCPVYERAGGHAYGSVYPGPIGAILSPQLRGTGSEIDSSLPYASSLCGACYEVCPVAIDIPEVLVHLRERVAQGGPVTERGGKVVLKPAKGHAAERAAMRAARWAFSHPGALRAGQRLASRTRRFHPRTLPGPGRAWSASRDLPALPPEPFRDWWQRTNGGRTDGGREGTK
- a CDS encoding LutC/YkgG family protein, translating into MSSRDLILGRVRRALADVRQDDTPPVPEGPGRDPRYEQAVQRDYLREHGALSAAERVELLAENLADYRAIVHRTDADGLADVVAGLLRAHGSKTVLVPPGLRREWLSGTDLTRVPDRGESTAHELDRVDSVVTACALAIAETGTIVLDGSPDQGRRRITLVPDHHICVVRVPEQVVSSVPQALELLDPTRPLTWISGPSATSDIELDRVEGVHGPRTLEVVLVTGGGGQG